From Pectinophora gossypiella chromosome 18, ilPecGoss1.1, whole genome shotgun sequence, one genomic window encodes:
- the LOC126375041 gene encoding zinc finger protein 275-like, protein MRTMKKTGTVYVYAEEPGDNTVSLSSPKSVEIQPPPPDVIEQTTGVAEFDRVCRICASATDYLVPIFCGEGKQNNLAEKISTHLPITVSPQEQLPQNVCVSCAHTLLAWHELVACCRQADAALRTRLDQILQPQEPEPSTSRQTRSQTNKEQTQSGRGAPPLYGPACPYCRPPSAAAPAGVLADLCPAHSQEYFECGECQSFIHRKQLRLHMTLHASHFDSIIDEARKTLVAMQDVNGNKTKKTPAILIKIGPNRAIMVRERRDPPEEGEFADPCDAEGFEPLPDDGLQAIEDSLDDRGDAGSVSSKDPGRDSGGEPRGQKIEGEGYIGPGEAPGGRERDKANDDDGTKSRKARAVKSKRRPRKCPTCDKEYTAASSYFYHLKYAHKAVKDKPCDVCGRKFATDACLKQHKASVHASERAHKCQFCEKTFRSKASAYIHSQTHSGVKAHACGQCPAAFRWRAQLARHAARHAAAAHACARCARRFHVRADLLRHARTHAAPARLPCPAPACAARFAQPRYLQVHLRRRHRAACASELPDKCTD, encoded by the exons ATGAGAACCATGAAGAAGACGGGGACAGTGTATGTGTATGCTGAGGAGCCTGGGGACAACACGGTCTCGCTGTCGTCGCCGAAATCTGTGGAAATCCAGCCACCACCGCCCGACGTAATAGAACAGA ctACAGGTGTGGCAGAGTTTGATCGTGTATGCCGCATCTGTGCATCCGCCACGGACTACCTCGTGCCCATCTTCTGTGGTGAGGGCAAGCAGAACAACCTGGCTGAAAAGATCTCAACACATTTGCCTATTACG GTGTCGCCACAGGAGCAGTTGCCGCAGAATGTATGTGTGTCGTGTGCGCACACGCTGCTGGCGTGGCACGAGCTGGTGGCGTGCTGCCGCCAGGCCGACGCCGCGCTGCGGACGCGCCTCGACCAGATACTGCAGCCACAG GAACCCGAACCGTCGACCTCCCGGCAGACAAGAAGCCAAACAAATAAAGAACAGACACA GTCGGGGCGTGGGGCGCCGCCCTTGTACGGGCCCGCCTGCCCCTACTGCCGCCCGCCGTCCGCGGCCGCGCCCGCCGGGGTCCTCGCCGACCTCTGCCCGGCGCACTCCCAGGAGTACTTCGAGTGCGGCGAGTGCCAGAGCTTCATACACAGGAAGCAACTACGTCTCCATATGACGCTGCACGCGTCGCACTTCGATTCCATAATCGACGAAGCCAGGAAGACCCTGGTCGCGATGCAAGATGTCAACGGAAACAAGACGAAGAAGACGCCCGCTATCCTCATAAAGATCGGCCCGAATCGGGCAATCATGGTGCGCGAGCGGCGCGATCCTCCGGAGGAGGGGGAGTTCGCCGACCCCTGCGACGCGGAGGGCTTCGAGCCTCTTCCGGACGACGGGTTGCAGGCGATAGAGGATTCCCTCGACGACCGGGGGGACGCCGGGTCCGTCTCTTCGAAGGACCCCGGACGAGACTCCGGGGGTGAGCCTCGCGGACAAAAAATCGAAGGAGAGGGCTACATCGGCCCCGGGGAGGCCCCCGGCGGCCGCGAGAGAGACAAGGCTAACGACGACGACGGCACGAAGAGCCGGAAAGCTCGGGCGGTGAAGTCGAAACGGCGCCCGCGCAAGTGCCCGACCTGCGACAAGGAGTACACGGCGGCGTCGAGCTACTTCTACCACCTCAAGTACGCGCACAAGGCGGTCAAGGACAAGCCGTGCGACGTCTGCGGGCGGAAGTTCGCCACCGACGCGTGCCTGAAGCAGCACAAGGCGTCCGTGCACGCCTCGGAGCGGGCGCACAAGTGCCAGTTCTGCGAGAAGACGTTCCGCTCCAAGGCGAGCGCGTACATCCACTCGCAGACGCACTCGGGCGTGAAGGCGCACGCGTGCGGCCAGTGCCCGGCCGCCTTCCGCTGGCGCGCGCAGCTGGCGCGCCACGCGGCGCGCCACGCGGCGGCCGCGCACGCGTGCGCCCGCTGCGCGCGCCGCTTCCACGTGCGCGCCGACCTGCTGCGCCACGCGCGCACGCACGCCGCGCCCGCGCGCCTGCCCTGCCCCGCGCCCGCCTGCGCCGCGCGCTTCGCGCAGCCGCGCTACCTGCAGGTGCACCtgcgccgccgccaccgcgccGCCTGCGCCAGCGAGCTGCCCGATAAATGTACTGATTAA
- the LOC126375300 gene encoding oocyte zinc finger protein XlCOF20-like has product MELQDDTNRADDAASISDDENEPLSFAATKKSTELYNTFYQALVNFKDHFVVNHKAKSNYPDFTDSSDSELAFEDNEYGVDLDVDHFDDLTQSNMRKDRMDEETRLELSQVQTKINGKVYYTCKLCGKNLSSSHTYVFHKRIHTGERPCVCHICGKQFRAPNGLQRHLTETHEKVRRHSCRFCTKNFANSQNLKQHMRIHTGERPFVCSHCGKRFTQSGSLHVHLKTHTEQFPFQCAECGAKFRLRSGLTRHRLKHTGERPHVCAHCGRSFRQKHELSSHSLSHTDAKPFTCTLCGAAFRQRRALTHHTKRLHENNQNRAETMLVYTHIRQYQ; this is encoded by the coding sequence ATGGAACTTCAAGACGATACTAATCGCGCTGACGACGCTGCTTCCATATCTGACGATGAAAACGAGCCCTTGTCATTTGCAGCCACGAAGAAGTCCACCGAGTTATACAACACCTTCTACCAGGCACTGGTCAATTTTAAAGATCATTTTGTCGTAAACCATAAAGCTAAAAGTAATTACCCAGATTTCACTGACTCTAGTGATTCTGAATTGGCCTTTGAAGACAACGAGTATGGAGTCGATTTAGACGTGGATCACTTTGATGATTTAACACAGAGCAACATGAGGAAGGACAGGATGGACGAGGAAACGCGGCTGGAGTTGAGCCAAGTTCAGACGAAGATCAACGGTAAAGTGTACTACACTTGTAAACTATGTGGAAAGAACCTCAGTTCGTCGCATACGTACGTGTTTCACAAGCGCATCCACACGGGCGAGCGACCCTGCGTGTGCCACATCTGCGGGAAACAGTTCCGCGCTCCTAACGGCTTGCAACGACACCTCACCGAGACACACGAGAAAGTCCGCCGACATTCTTGTCGTTTTTGCACGAAAAACTTCGCTAACTCGCAAAATTTGAAGCAGCACATGAGGATCCATACTGGGGAGCGTCCGTTCGTGTGTTCGCATTGTGGGAAGAGGTTCACTCAGAGCGGTTCGTTGCATGTTCATTTGAAGACGCATACGGAACAGTTCCCATTCCAGTGCGCCGAGTGTGGGGCCAAGTTTAGGCTGAGGTCTGGTCTGACACGGCACCGGCTGAAGCACACGGGCGAGCGGCCGCACGTGTGTGCGCACTGCGGCCGCAGCTTCAGACAGAAGCACGAACTGAGCAGCCACAGTCTCTCCCACACAGACGCCAAGCCGTTCACCTGCACGCTATGTGGCGCCGCCTTCAGGCAACGACGCGCGCTCACGCACCACACCAAGCGTTTGCACGAAAATAACCAAAACAGGGCTGAAACCATGCTAGTTTACACTCACATTAGACAATATCagtga